A single window of Acidimicrobiia bacterium DNA harbors:
- a CDS encoding alpha-hydroxy-acid oxidizing protein, producing the protein MTDLADLKTIRQVIARAREIVDPSAFAWGAAGAGDGVTVARNSIGLNSLALVPRHMRNVEEVDTATSFVGIPLAFPVMLAPVGALGIYDAGDALAAAAAATQVSTAIICSELTTSPWEDVAATHPGHHIFQMYVFGDRDWMHEVAARVKQAGFAAICVTVDTPILSRRDRSIEQVFGWSSPSPPNLQQHGSDPKFRARFTWEDLRWLVENSELPVIVKGVMTVEDAVAAVECGVAAIYVSNHGGRVVDHGMSTIEVLGEIVAAVGASVDVAVDSGFTSGADVCKALALGATAVGIGRLQCWGLAVGGTDGLVRVLDILKTEISITMANIGCREITEITPDRVRWSIPVPPSGPAFL; encoded by the coding sequence ATGACAGATCTTGCCGATCTCAAAACTATCCGGCAGGTGATTGCCAGGGCACGAGAGATCGTGGACCCCAGCGCATTCGCCTGGGGGGCCGCCGGTGCGGGCGATGGGGTGACGGTCGCGAGGAACAGTATCGGCCTCAATAGTCTCGCGCTTGTACCGCGCCACATGCGCAATGTCGAAGAGGTCGATACCGCCACCTCGTTTGTCGGGATTCCGCTGGCGTTTCCGGTCATGCTCGCCCCGGTCGGCGCGTTGGGGATTTACGACGCCGGTGATGCCCTGGCCGCCGCGGCGGCCGCTACTCAGGTTTCGACGGCCATCATCTGTTCGGAGTTGACCACCTCGCCATGGGAGGACGTTGCGGCCACCCATCCCGGCCATCACATCTTTCAGATGTACGTGTTTGGGGACCGCGACTGGATGCACGAAGTTGCGGCTCGGGTAAAGCAGGCCGGGTTCGCCGCCATCTGCGTCACCGTTGATACTCCGATACTGTCTCGTCGGGACCGAAGCATTGAACAGGTCTTTGGTTGGAGTTCTCCGAGCCCGCCCAACCTCCAGCAGCACGGATCCGACCCCAAGTTCCGGGCCAGGTTCACCTGGGAAGACTTGCGCTGGCTCGTCGAGAACTCTGAGTTGCCGGTAATCGTGAAGGGGGTCATGACGGTCGAAGACGCCGTGGCCGCGGTCGAGTGCGGGGTGGCGGCTATCTATGTCTCCAACCACGGCGGTCGGGTGGTTGACCACGGCATGAGCACTATCGAGGTACTGGGTGAGATTGTGGCGGCGGTCGGTGCGTCGGTTGACGTCGCGGTTGATAGCGGGTTTACGAGTGGTGCCGACGTCTGCAAAGCGTTGGCGCTAGGTGCCACGGCGGTCGGCATTGGCCGGCTTCAATGCTGGGGCCTGGCCGTTGGCGGGACTGACGGCCTGGTTCGGGTACTCGACATCCTCAAAACCGAGATCAGCATCACCATGGCAAACATCGGGTGTCGCGAGATTACCGAGATCACTCCTGATCGAGTCCGGTGGTCGATTCCGGTTCCCCCTTCGGGGCCGGCCTTTCTGTGA
- a CDS encoding MFS transporter: MGRLAVVDVTPLREVPGYRWLFAGMFFVQAGRQLLVVAVPVQVYALTGSTLQVGLLGLAQLIPLLAVSLVGGALADAFDRKRLLVIAQVTLAATAAGLFWNSVATSPAVWPLFVLVGINAGVSAIDHPSRQALLPGLVGRKLLPSALAMNQTLSNTAKAAIPAVGGLLIAGVGLGPTYAVAIAMFLVGASLMWRTPNVPTEGGGRKMGWSSIAEGLAFLKSRRLIQAAMLIDLNAMVFGMPTALFPAFGTAVLGGDAITVGLLYAAPGVGALVGALTSGWVATVRLQGRAVIMSVIAWGMAMTAFGFTTSVMFALAMLAFAGWADVVSAILRQAIIQLSVPDHLRGRLSSIHVAAAGGGPRLGDLEAGVVAELTSVRISVISGGIACVLGAVALARWSPGFRNYVYDPGQPDPHVQAQT; this comes from the coding sequence TTGGGACGGCTCGCAGTCGTCGACGTCACCCCCCTTCGGGAGGTGCCTGGGTATCGGTGGCTGTTTGCCGGTATGTTCTTCGTCCAAGCCGGGAGGCAACTCCTCGTCGTCGCAGTTCCCGTGCAGGTGTACGCACTCACGGGTTCCACACTTCAAGTTGGTTTGCTCGGCCTGGCCCAGTTGATTCCTCTCCTGGCGGTTTCGTTGGTGGGTGGGGCCCTGGCCGATGCGTTCGATCGGAAGCGGTTACTCGTCATCGCTCAGGTCACTCTCGCCGCAACTGCGGCCGGTCTGTTCTGGAACTCGGTGGCGACCAGCCCGGCGGTCTGGCCTCTGTTCGTCCTGGTCGGCATCAATGCCGGGGTGTCGGCGATCGACCACCCTTCCCGGCAGGCCCTTCTCCCCGGATTGGTTGGCAGGAAGCTGTTGCCATCTGCCCTGGCGATGAACCAGACCCTCAGCAACACGGCCAAAGCGGCCATTCCGGCCGTCGGCGGGTTGCTCATAGCCGGCGTCGGTCTTGGACCAACCTATGCGGTTGCCATTGCCATGTTTTTGGTCGGAGCGAGCCTGATGTGGCGGACGCCGAACGTTCCGACCGAGGGTGGTGGCCGCAAGATGGGTTGGTCCTCGATCGCTGAAGGGTTGGCCTTCCTCAAATCACGCCGACTCATCCAGGCAGCCATGCTCATTGACCTCAATGCCATGGTCTTTGGGATGCCAACCGCCCTGTTTCCTGCCTTCGGAACCGCGGTTCTGGGGGGCGACGCCATCACGGTTGGACTGCTGTATGCCGCCCCGGGGGTCGGGGCGCTGGTGGGTGCCCTTACCTCAGGATGGGTGGCGACCGTTCGCCTTCAGGGCCGCGCCGTCATCATGTCCGTGATCGCCTGGGGCATGGCGATGACCGCGTTCGGGTTTACGACCTCGGTGATGTTTGCACTGGCGATGCTGGCCTTTGCCGGTTGGGCAGACGTCGTGTCGGCGATTCTGCGCCAGGCCATAATCCAACTGTCCGTTCCGGACCATCTTCGGGGTCGGCTGTCGTCGATCCACGTTGCTGCAGCAGGGGGTGGCCCCCGTCTTGGGGACCTGGAGGCCGGGGTGGTCGCCGAACTCACCTCTGTGCGTATCTCGGTGATCTCGGGGGGAATCGCCTGCGTCCTGGGGGCGGTGGCCCTGGCCCGGTGGTCGCCCGGGTTCCGCAACTACGTTTACGATCCCGGGCAACCTGACCCCCATGTGCAGGCGCAGACATGA
- a CDS encoding DMT family transporter: MGSAVDRRLTRRAIYLLLVLGILILGLNWPIMAVGLRTLTPLWMGSFRVLGAAVMVIGIGLATRSMRIPPARDLPVIVSLAVFRLAAVFFLVFTALQLVPAGRSAVVVWTISLWTVPLAVIFLGERMSRQRWSGLAIGVSGVIVLFEPWGMSWNQPGVALGHGLLILAAITDAATAVHIRAHRWTITPIEALPWQLAGAAVVLTTLALLIDGLPVFEWTPQLVGVVAYQSVLASGVSFVALVVVLRNLAAVSTNLTLMAVPVVGVVSSAIFLGEQVTVGLAIGLGLVLAGVAINLVSDRGGANRRPDLAEVI, from the coding sequence GTGGGTTCTGCAGTAGATCGCAGGCTTACTCGCCGGGCGATATACCTCCTGCTTGTTTTGGGCATTCTGATTCTCGGCCTCAACTGGCCGATCATGGCCGTAGGACTTCGAACCCTGACCCCGCTGTGGATGGGGTCGTTCCGGGTGCTCGGAGCGGCAGTGATGGTGATCGGCATTGGACTGGCCACCCGAAGCATGCGAATACCGCCAGCGAGGGACCTGCCGGTCATTGTTTCGCTGGCCGTTTTCCGCCTGGCGGCCGTATTCTTCCTGGTCTTCACCGCTCTCCAACTCGTCCCCGCTGGTCGATCGGCCGTCGTGGTGTGGACGATTTCTTTGTGGACGGTCCCTCTGGCCGTGATCTTCCTTGGCGAACGGATGAGTCGCCAGCGTTGGTCGGGACTGGCGATCGGTGTCTCCGGTGTGATTGTCTTGTTCGAACCATGGGGTATGTCATGGAACCAACCGGGAGTAGCGCTTGGTCACGGGCTCCTGATACTTGCTGCCATCACGGATGCGGCCACCGCAGTCCACATTCGGGCGCATCGGTGGACGATCACTCCGATCGAAGCCCTTCCCTGGCAGCTGGCCGGTGCGGCTGTCGTTCTGACAACCCTTGCGTTGCTCATTGATGGTCTTCCCGTCTTCGAATGGACGCCCCAGCTTGTAGGTGTGGTGGCCTATCAATCGGTCCTGGCCTCGGGGGTGTCCTTCGTGGCGCTGGTAGTCGTATTGCGGAATCTGGCCGCCGTATCCACCAATCTCACTCTCATGGCGGTTCCCGTGGTCGGAGTCGTGTCATCGGCGATCTTCCTCGGCGAACAGGTCACCGTCGGACTGGCTATCGGGCTGGGTCTGGTGCTGGCCGGTGTCGCAATCAATCTTGTGTCAGATCGTGGTGGGGCGAATCGTCGCCCTGACCTGGCCGAGGTGATCTGA